The sequence below is a genomic window from Kitasatospora kifunensis.
GGATCTCCCGCTACAGCCACCGCACCAAGGTCCAGCGGCTGCCGATCGAGGCGATCAGCCAGGCCAGCGCCAACCAGCGCAAGGGCCGCTGCGGCCGCACCAGCGACGGCATCTGCATCCGGCTCTACTCGGAGGAGGACTTCCTCGCCCGCCCCGAGTTCACCGACGCCGAGATCCTGCGCACCAACCTGGCCTCCGTCATCCTGCAGATGACCGCGGCCGGCCTGGGCGACATCGCGGCCTTCCCGTTCCTCGACCCGCCGGACTCGCGCAACATCAAGGACGGCGTCAACCTGCTCCAGGAGCTGGGCGCGCTCGACCCGCAGGAGAAGGACCCGCGCAAGCGCCTGACCCAGCTGGGCCGCAAGCTCGCCCAGCTGCCGGTCGACCCGCGGCTGGCCCGGATGGTGCTGGAGGCGGACAAGAACGGCTGCGTGCGCGACGTGATGGTGATCGCCGCCGCGCTCTCCATCCAGGACCCGCGCGAACGCCCCACCGAGAAGCGCCAGGTGGCCGACGAGCGGCACCGCCGCTTCACCTCCGAGACCTCCGACTTCCTCTCCTACCTGGCGATGTGGCGCTACGTCAGGGAGCAGCAGAAGGAGCTCTCCTCCTCGGCGTTCCGCCGGATGTGCAAGGCGGAGTTCCTCAACTACCTGCGGATACGGGAGTGGCAGGACATCTACACCCAGCTGCGCACCGTGGCCAAGCAGTTGGGCGTCACTGTCGACGAACCCCATCCGGATGCCGAACCCGATGCCGACCGGATCCACCAGTCGCTGCTGGCCGGGCTGCTCTCCCACCTGGGCCTGTACGACGTGGAGAAGCGCGAGTACGGCGGTGCCCGCGGCGCCCGGTTCGCGGTCTTCCCGGGCTCGGGCCTGTTCAAGAAGCCGCCGCGCTGGGTGATGTCGGCCGAGCTGGTGGAGACCTCCCGGCTCTGGGCCCGGATCAACGCCAAGATCGAGCCCGAGTGGGTCGAGCCGCTGGCCGCGCACCTGATCAAGCGCACCTACAGCGAACCGCACTGGGAGAAGAAGGCCGGCGCGGTGATGGCCTTCGAACGGGTCACCCTCTACGGGATGCCGATCATCGCCCAGCGCAAGGTGAACTACGGCCGGATCGACGCCGAGCTCTGCCGCGAACTGTTCATCCGCAACGCCCTGGTCGAGGGCGACTGGGAGACCCACCACCACTTCTTCGCGGCCAACCGCAAGCTGCTCTCGGAGGTCGAGGAGCTGGAGACCCGCGCCCGCCGGCGCAACATCCTGGTCGACGACCAGACCCTCTTCGACTTCTACGACGCGCGGCTGCCGCAGGACATCGTCTCCACCCGGCACTTCGACTCCTGGTGGAAGAAGGCCCGGCACGAGGCGCCCGACCTGCTCAACTTCGAGAAGTCGATGCTGATCAACGATGCCGCCGACGGCATCACCGAGGCCGACTACCCGGACTACTGGCAGCAGGGCAAGCTCCGCTTCAAGCTGACCTACCAGTTCGAGCCGGGCAGCGACGCGGACGGCGTGACCGTGCACATCCCGCTGCCGGTGCTCAACCAGGTCTCCTCCGAGGGCTTCGACTGGCAGATCCCGGGCCTGCGCGGCGAGCTGGTCACCGCCTGGATCCGCTCACTGCCCAAGGCGATCCGGCGCAACTTCGTACCCGCGCCGGACTTCGCCAAGGCCGCGCTGCGCGAGCTGACCGACCGCCAGGAGCCGTTGCTGCCCACCCTGGAGCGGATCCTGCACCGGATGGGCGGCCAGCCGATCCCGCCGCAGGCCTGGGACGACGAGCGGATCCCCGACCACCTCAAGGTGACCTTCCGGGTGGTGGACGGCAAGCGCAAGCTCGCCGAGTCCAAGGACCTGGAGGAGCTGCGCCTCAAGCTCACGCCCAAGCTCAAGGAGACCCTCTCCTCGGCCGCCTCGGGCCAGGGCATCGAGCGGACCGGCCTGACCGCCTGGCCCGCCGAGCTGCCGCTGCTCCAGCGGACCTTCGAGCAACGCTCCCGCGGCCACTCGCTGCGCGCCTACCCGGCCTTCACCGACGAGGGCGACAGCGTTTCGATCAAGCTCTACGACACCCCGCAGGCGCAGGCGCAGGCCATGTGGGCGGGCACCCGGCGGCTGCTGCTGCTCACCGTCAACTCCCCCGCCAAGGGGATCCAGGCCCGCCTCGGCAACCAGGCCAAGCTGGCGCTGTCCTACAACCCGCACGGCTCGATCCCCGCGCTCTTCGAGGACATCACCGCCTGCGCCGCCGACCGGCTGATGACACTGAGCGGCGCCCCGGCCTGGGAGGAGGAGGCCTTCACCAAGCTGTACGACAAGGTGCGGGCCGACCTGTACGAGTTGGCGGCGGACACCACGCTGAAGACGGCCTCGGCGCTGGTCGCCTTCCACCGGGCCCAGGGCCGGCTGAAGGCGGTCAGCAGCCCGGTGCTGCTCTCCGCGGTGAACGACATCAAGCTGCACCTGGCCTCGCTGGTCCACCCGGGCTTCGTGACCGACACCGGCTGGCAGCGCCTGGGCGACGTCAAGCGCTACCTGGTCGCGGTGGACCGGCGGTTGGAGGCGCTGCCCAACCACCCGCAACGCGACCTGCAGCACCTGCTCAAGGTGCAGGAGGTGCAGCGGGCCTACGGCGAGCTGCTGGCGGCGGTGCCGGCCGGGCAGCAACCGTCCGCGCAGGTCCGGCAGATCCGCTGGATGATCGAGGAGCTGCGGGTCAGCTTCTTCGCCCAGTCGCTGGGCACCCCGACCCCGGTGTCGGAGAAGCGGATCCTCAAGGCGATGGACGCGGCCGCGGCCGGCCTGTAGGCGCCCGCCGTGCGGCTCCGGGGCCCGACCTGGTTCGGGCCCCGGATTCGGGCCTCGGAGCCGCGCCGATCGCCTCGCTCGCAGCCGGTTCGACCTGGGGCCCTGCGATGCAGTACGATCTGTCTTGTCGCTGCCACGAGCAGCGGAAAACACTGAGGTTCAGCAGTGAATCCCAGTCATATGTCTGGCCCTGTGGAGCAGTTGGTTAGCTCGCCACCCTGTCAAGGTGGAGGTCGCGGGTTCAAGTCCCGTCAGGGTCGCCATCCACAAGAGGCCCGGAACCGATAGGTTCCGGGCCTCTTGCCGTCTGCGCGCGCAGCTGCCGTCGCCACGCAGGTCGGGCGGCCCAACTCGGCCGACGGGACGTCAGATCGGCATTATCGACACCTTGGTCCAGACCACAAGAGTCACCCCTGTGACGGTCGTCACTTATCTTTTCTTGAACTCCGCCAGGTAAGACCCCCCCTGCGGATGCCCTGATTTAATATGTAAAATTGCACTGGACTCGCACGGGCGTCCCGACATTCCCTTGTTTCGCCCATTGGATTTCGCCCCACCCCAGGCGCCACAATAGTTATCCGACAATCAGCCATTTCTTGGTCAATCGACAGCCATGAAATGGTTGACGCTCATGTCGGTCAAGGCAGAGAAAAGGGACCGCTTCCCGGACCCGGCGGAGTCCTGGAAGCGATCCCTTTCTACTTCTACGAAGCATTCCCGGCGGC
It includes:
- the hrpA gene encoding ATP-dependent RNA helicase HrpA — protein: MSSPAVQPADAPTIGELATRLPELMLRDQQRIGRRLDGARRVRAAEARQKIAADLAAEITKAELRLEQRRAAVPAIGYPAELPVSQKKDDILAAIRDHQVVIVAGETGSGKTTQIPKICLELGRGIKGLIGHTQPRRIAARTVADRVAEELRTPLGEAVGWKVRFTDQVGQDTLVKLMTDGILLAEIQTDRELRQYDTLIIDEAHERSLNIDFILGYLKQLLPRRPDLKVIITSATIDPERFARHFGDAPIVEVSGRTYPVEVRYRPLVEDGEALDEDDAEVDRDRDQIQAICEAAQELQAEGPGDILVFLSGEREIRDTADALGKLNLKFTEVLPLYARLSSAEQHRVFQRSNSRRIVLATNVAETSLTVPGIKYVIDPGTARISRYSHRTKVQRLPIEAISQASANQRKGRCGRTSDGICIRLYSEEDFLARPEFTDAEILRTNLASVILQMTAAGLGDIAAFPFLDPPDSRNIKDGVNLLQELGALDPQEKDPRKRLTQLGRKLAQLPVDPRLARMVLEADKNGCVRDVMVIAAALSIQDPRERPTEKRQVADERHRRFTSETSDFLSYLAMWRYVREQQKELSSSAFRRMCKAEFLNYLRIREWQDIYTQLRTVAKQLGVTVDEPHPDAEPDADRIHQSLLAGLLSHLGLYDVEKREYGGARGARFAVFPGSGLFKKPPRWVMSAELVETSRLWARINAKIEPEWVEPLAAHLIKRTYSEPHWEKKAGAVMAFERVTLYGMPIIAQRKVNYGRIDAELCRELFIRNALVEGDWETHHHFFAANRKLLSEVEELETRARRRNILVDDQTLFDFYDARLPQDIVSTRHFDSWWKKARHEAPDLLNFEKSMLINDAADGITEADYPDYWQQGKLRFKLTYQFEPGSDADGVTVHIPLPVLNQVSSEGFDWQIPGLRGELVTAWIRSLPKAIRRNFVPAPDFAKAALRELTDRQEPLLPTLERILHRMGGQPIPPQAWDDERIPDHLKVTFRVVDGKRKLAESKDLEELRLKLTPKLKETLSSAASGQGIERTGLTAWPAELPLLQRTFEQRSRGHSLRAYPAFTDEGDSVSIKLYDTPQAQAQAMWAGTRRLLLLTVNSPAKGIQARLGNQAKLALSYNPHGSIPALFEDITACAADRLMTLSGAPAWEEEAFTKLYDKVRADLYELAADTTLKTASALVAFHRAQGRLKAVSSPVLLSAVNDIKLHLASLVHPGFVTDTGWQRLGDVKRYLVAVDRRLEALPNHPQRDLQHLLKVQEVQRAYGELLAAVPAGQQPSAQVRQIRWMIEELRVSFFAQSLGTPTPVSEKRILKAMDAAAAGL